A window of the Bacteroides thetaiotaomicron VPI-5482 genome harbors these coding sequences:
- a CDS encoding 4Fe-4S binding protein, translating to MLRTIRLTAAIVCFTLITLLFLDFTGTLHTWFGWLAKIQFLPAVLALNIGVVLFLIVLTLLFGRIYCSVICPLGVFQDAVSWFSGKQKKNRFRYSPALKWLRYGVLAVFILALVAGLNAFVVLLAPYSAYGRMVSSLLAPVWQWGNNLLAYFAERAESYAFYEVDVWMKSLSTLIIAVITLIVLFVLAWRNGRTYCNTICPVGTVLGFISRYSIFKPVIDTSKCNSCGLCARNCKASCINAKAHEIDYSRCVACMDCLGKCKQGAIKYTRRIQKKEGVNTEAVKIKSVTSEQIDNARRSFLSASTIFATSTILKAQEKKVDGGLAAIEDKKIPNRENPIYPPGSLNARNFAQHCTACQLCVSVCPTQVLRPSGNLATLMQPEMSYERGYCRPECAKCAEVCPTDAIHLTSLAEKSAIQIGHAVWIKENCVPLTDGMECGNCARHCPAAAIQMVASDPEIADSPKIPAINVERCIGCGACENLCPSRPFSAIYVTGHQMHRIV from the coding sequence ATGTTGCGTACTATCAGACTTACAGCCGCAATCGTGTGTTTCACACTTATTACCCTGCTGTTCCTTGATTTCACAGGGACATTGCACACATGGTTCGGATGGCTGGCGAAAATTCAGTTCCTGCCGGCAGTATTAGCCTTGAACATAGGTGTCGTGCTATTCCTTATTGTGCTCACATTACTATTCGGGCGTATTTATTGTTCGGTCATTTGCCCGTTAGGAGTATTTCAGGATGCTGTTTCATGGTTCTCCGGCAAACAGAAAAAGAACCGCTTCCGTTATTCTCCGGCTTTAAAATGGCTGAGATATGGTGTATTGGCTGTATTCATCCTTGCCTTGGTTGCCGGACTGAATGCTTTTGTCGTTCTACTGGCACCTTACAGTGCATACGGCCGGATGGTTTCCAGTCTGCTGGCTCCGGTATGGCAATGGGGAAATAATCTCTTGGCATATTTTGCCGAACGGGCAGAAAGCTATGCTTTCTATGAAGTGGATGTCTGGATGAAAAGTCTTTCAACACTGATCATTGCTGTGATTACCCTTATTGTGCTTTTTGTTTTGGCATGGCGTAACGGACGTACTTATTGCAATACCATTTGTCCTGTCGGCACCGTATTGGGATTCATATCACGATACTCCATCTTCAAGCCTGTGATCGATACTTCCAAATGTAATAGCTGCGGATTGTGCGCACGTAATTGTAAGGCATCCTGTATTAATGCCAAAGCCCATGAAATTGATTATAGCCGTTGTGTCGCTTGTATGGATTGCCTGGGAAAATGTAAGCAAGGAGCTATTAAATATACCAGACGTATTCAAAAGAAAGAAGGGGTTAATACGGAAGCGGTTAAAATAAAATCCGTGACCTCGGAACAGATTGACAATGCCCGTCGTAGTTTTCTTTCGGCATCGACTATTTTCGCTACTTCTACCATACTGAAAGCACAGGAGAAAAAGGTAGACGGAGGATTGGCAGCCATTGAAGACAAGAAGATTCCCAACCGGGAGAATCCGATTTATCCTCCCGGATCATTAAATGCACGCAACTTTGCCCAACATTGTACTGCCTGTCAGCTATGTGTCTCTGTTTGTCCTACTCAGGTATTACGTCCATCCGGTAATCTGGCAACTCTCATGCAGCCGGAAATGTCCTACGAGCGTGGTTATTGCCGTCCGGAGTGTGCCAAATGTGCGGAAGTATGCCCTACAGATGCCATTCATCTGACCAGCCTGGCAGAGAAATCCGCTATCCAAATCGGGCATGCTGTATGGATCAAGGAGAACTGCGTACCGCTGACTGATGGAATGGAATGCGGCAACTGTGCCCGCCATTGTCCGGCAGCCGCTATTCAGATGGTAGCTTCCGATCCCGAAATAGCGGACTCACCGAAGATTCCGGCAATCAATGTCGAACGGTGTATTGGTTGTGGTGCTTGCGAGAATCTTTGTCCATCCCGTCCTTTCAGTGCCATTTACGTGACCGGACATCAGATGCACAGAATTGTATGA
- a CDS encoding FecR family protein has product MEKSNIITRIIKKFLSGRFSVETEEKVQRWIMKEENAEEKEKASLEYWNELDTEADSKTYSALERVNLRTGYNKEHLENIVLYHKFVRIVAVVIPICLLAGGLLYYIPSENEQIEISTAYGEQKRLVLPDSSEVWLNAGSTITYPKTFTKENRVVTLDGEAYFSVRKDDAKPFIVETSQLSVKVLGTKFNVKAYANDANITTTLTSGKVEVSTQSRPPQTLKPNEQLTYDKSTSDIEISTVDTVDTNSWVKGKIIFTNATAEEIFRTLERRYDTVIDHSTDFSASRRYTVKFLKDENLDEMLNILGDIIGFSYRQSGNKIIITK; this is encoded by the coding sequence ATGGAAAAGAGTAATATTATCACCAGAATCATCAAAAAGTTCCTTTCCGGACGTTTTTCTGTTGAAACGGAGGAAAAGGTACAGCGATGGATTATGAAGGAAGAAAACGCGGAGGAGAAAGAAAAAGCCTCATTAGAGTATTGGAACGAACTGGATACGGAAGCCGATTCAAAAACATACAGTGCTTTAGAGCGGGTCAATTTAAGAACCGGATACAACAAAGAACATCTTGAAAATATTGTTTTATATCATAAGTTTGTCCGCATTGTAGCCGTCGTTATTCCCATATGCTTATTGGCAGGAGGATTGCTTTATTATATCCCTTCCGAAAACGAGCAGATAGAAATATCCACAGCCTATGGCGAACAAAAGCGCTTGGTTCTGCCGGATAGTTCCGAAGTATGGCTGAACGCTGGAAGTACAATTACCTATCCGAAAACTTTTACCAAAGAGAATCGTGTCGTAACCCTTGATGGTGAAGCCTATTTCTCAGTCAGAAAAGATGATGCAAAACCTTTCATAGTAGAAACATCGCAACTATCCGTCAAGGTACTTGGAACGAAGTTCAATGTAAAGGCATATGCTAATGATGCGAATATTACCACAACGTTGACTAGTGGAAAAGTGGAAGTGAGTACGCAATCCCGTCCTCCTCAAACTCTCAAGCCCAACGAACAACTCACCTATGATAAATCGACATCAGATATTGAGATATCGACAGTAGACACTGTTGACACGAACAGTTGGGTAAAAGGGAAAATAATCTTCACCAATGCTACTGCCGAAGAAATATTCAGAACGCTGGAACGACGTTATGATACTGTTATCGATCATTCTACCGATTTTTCTGCCTCTAGACGGTACACTGTCAAATTCCTGAAAGATGAGAATCTGGATGAAATGCTGAATATATTAGGAGATATAATCGGCTTTAGCTATCGGCAGAGTGGAAACAAAATAATAATAACCAAATAA
- a CDS encoding RNA polymerase sigma-70 factor, with product MSNNIDIKTLEAFQDGNHKAFETVFIAYYNKTKAFIDGYIKSESDAEELTEDLFVNLWINHDSIDASKSFSSYLHTIARNSAINFLKHKYVHDTYLNSSQEIEYSSTSEEDLIAKELGLLIDDIVGKMSEQRKMIYTLSRQEGLSNAEIAIQLNTTKRNVESQLSLALKEIRKAISCFLLSFL from the coding sequence ATGAGTAATAACATTGACATAAAAACGCTTGAAGCCTTCCAGGATGGAAATCACAAGGCTTTTGAAACAGTTTTTATAGCCTATTACAATAAAACAAAGGCTTTCATCGACGGATATATAAAATCGGAATCGGATGCCGAAGAATTGACAGAAGACCTTTTTGTCAACCTTTGGATCAATCATGATTCAATTGATGCATCCAAGTCTTTTAGTTCTTATCTGCATACAATTGCCCGTAATTCGGCCATAAATTTCTTGAAACATAAGTATGTACATGACACTTATCTAAATAGTAGTCAGGAGATCGAATATAGTTCTACCTCCGAAGAAGATCTTATTGCTAAAGAGTTAGGCTTATTAATAGATGACATTGTCGGAAAAATGTCGGAACAGCGGAAAATGATCTATACATTAAGCCGTCAGGAAGGGTTGAGCAATGCTGAGATAGCAATACAGCTCAACACCACTAAAAGAAATGTCGAAAGTCAGTTAAGCCTCGCATTAAAGGAGATACGGAAAGCTATCTCGTGCTTTTTATTATCTTTTTTATAA
- a CDS encoding DUF3098 domain-containing protein yields the protein MRNALSKINYIILSIGSILIITGYVLMSGEGSTPAAYNPDIFSRLRICFAPIICLLGYLLNVVGIIYITKKNN from the coding sequence ATGAGAAATGCATTGAGTAAAATAAATTATATTATTCTATCGATTGGTTCGATATTGATTATCACAGGATATGTATTAATGAGCGGCGAGGGGAGTACCCCTGCCGCATATAATCCTGATATCTTCAGCAGACTTCGTATATGTTTTGCACCCATTATTTGTTTACTCGGTTATTTGCTGAATGTGGTTGGCATTATTTATATTACAAAAAAGAATAATTAG
- a CDS encoding DUF2723 domain-containing protein, producing the protein MNYLLFKRWNDFSGWLVFLIAAFVYGMTIEPTASFWDCPEFISCAEKLQVGHPPGAPFYMLVGNLFTQFASDPSQVSRTVNFLNALLSAGCILFLFWSITRLVRSLLKEEKENLSVTDVIIILGSGLVGALAYTFSDTFWFSAVEGEVYAFSSFLTALVFWMILRWQDESDTVYGDRWIILIAYIIGLSIGVHLLNLLCIPAIVLVFYYQKYRTISLKGAIAAIALSGLLIVLILFVYIPGMADIGGWFELLFVNALGFPFQTGLIGFLAITFFLLIAGIYRFKKRLINTALWCILMLTVGYTTYAVILIRANANTPLNENAPDNIFALKSYLNREQYESAPLLYGKTYASEPEYVPEGDYYKVKMKTGGAVYRPNREEGKYKVIRNKEEVCYTQNMLFSRMWNDRMASSYKSWSEGTDGAPTQKENLTYFFAYQLNYMYWRYFLWNFVGRQNDIQGHGEPEHGNWITGIPLLDNLRLGDQELLPESLRQNKGHNVFYALPLLLGLIGIYWQWMRGKKGMQQFSVVFFLFFMTGLAIVLYLNQTPGQPRERDYAYAGSFYAFAIWIGMGAAGLCDALRKKKSSVLQVGLLMFLCLLIPVQMASQTWDDHDRSNRFTCRDFGANYLMTLPDKGNPIIFSNGDNDTFPLWYNQDTEGVRRDARICNLSYAQTDWYIYQQQCPLYDAPGLPITWSKDQYQEGKNEYVAIRPELKKQIEELYQKHPEEARDSFGNDPFEVKNILKYWALSEKQDFHVIPTDTISISIDKDAVLRSGIMLPDSIRHLKGKELKNAIPDKIYISLKDMRILTKVDMLMLEMLANCNWERPLYMAISVGEVSKLKFDHYFVQEGLAFRFTPFDYKKWGNVKGDNNYAIDVERLYENVMNRYKYGGLDTPGLYLDETTLRTCYYHRRLFAQLAKELIRQGDNTRARKVLAYAEQAVPAYNVPEIYESGSFDIAKAYAALGEKTKAMPLLKNLTAESEDYINWAFSLGDNRINMVQRDCLYKFWQWNQYNELVKEIDEEEYRLSNQRFEEKYALFSQIVGLRN; encoded by the coding sequence ATGAACTACTTATTATTTAAAAGATGGAATGATTTCAGTGGTTGGCTTGTCTTCCTGATAGCAGCTTTCGTATACGGAATGACAATCGAACCTACTGCCAGTTTTTGGGATTGTCCTGAGTTTATTTCATGCGCCGAAAAGTTACAGGTCGGACATCCGCCTGGTGCACCTTTTTATATGCTGGTAGGTAATCTGTTTACACAGTTTGCCTCCGATCCCTCCCAGGTCTCACGTACAGTCAACTTTCTGAATGCACTGCTAAGTGCAGGATGTATCCTCTTTCTTTTTTGGAGTATCACTCGCCTGGTCAGATCTCTTCTGAAAGAAGAAAAAGAGAATCTGTCAGTAACCGACGTGATTATCATTCTCGGTTCCGGGTTGGTAGGAGCTTTGGCATATACTTTTAGTGATACTTTCTGGTTCAGCGCAGTAGAGGGAGAAGTATATGCTTTCTCTTCTTTTCTTACTGCCTTGGTTTTTTGGATGATTCTGCGCTGGCAGGATGAGTCGGACACCGTTTATGGTGACCGATGGATTATTCTGATTGCCTATATAATCGGACTCTCCATCGGAGTACATCTGCTCAATCTGCTTTGCATTCCAGCGATTGTACTGGTTTTCTATTATCAGAAATATCGAACGATTTCGCTTAAAGGAGCAATTGCGGCGATTGCTTTATCCGGTCTGCTTATTGTATTGATACTTTTTGTCTACATTCCCGGAATGGCGGATATTGGAGGATGGTTCGAACTACTCTTTGTCAATGCCTTGGGATTTCCTTTCCAAACAGGACTGATTGGCTTTCTGGCTATCACATTTTTCCTGCTCATAGCTGGTATCTATCGTTTCAAAAAACGATTAATCAATACAGCTTTATGGTGCATACTTATGCTTACCGTAGGTTATACCACCTATGCAGTGATATTGATTCGTGCCAATGCCAATACACCGCTCAATGAAAATGCTCCGGATAATATTTTCGCACTCAAAAGCTATTTGAACCGGGAGCAATACGAAAGCGCCCCTTTACTTTATGGCAAAACGTATGCCTCCGAACCGGAGTATGTGCCCGAAGGAGATTATTACAAGGTAAAAATGAAAACGGGTGGTGCTGTCTACAGACCGAATAGGGAAGAAGGGAAATATAAAGTGATTCGAAATAAAGAGGAAGTATGCTATACTCAAAATATGCTGTTTTCACGAATGTGGAATGATCGCATGGCTTCCTCCTACAAAAGCTGGTCGGAAGGAACGGACGGAGCTCCCACGCAAAAAGAGAATCTTACCTACTTCTTCGCTTATCAGCTCAATTATATGTATTGGCGCTATTTTCTCTGGAATTTTGTCGGGCGTCAAAATGATATCCAGGGACATGGCGAACCGGAGCATGGAAACTGGATCACGGGTATTCCTCTGTTAGATAATCTAAGGCTTGGTGATCAGGAACTTTTACCCGAATCTCTGCGTCAGAATAAAGGGCATAACGTATTTTACGCTTTGCCGCTATTATTGGGATTAATCGGGATTTACTGGCAATGGATGCGGGGAAAGAAGGGGATGCAACAGTTTAGCGTCGTGTTTTTCCTTTTCTTCATGACAGGTCTGGCTATTGTGCTATATTTGAACCAGACTCCCGGTCAGCCCCGTGAACGGGATTATGCATACGCAGGTTCATTCTATGCTTTTGCTATTTGGATAGGAATGGGAGCTGCCGGATTGTGTGACGCACTTCGAAAAAAGAAGTCGTCAGTACTTCAAGTCGGCCTGTTAATGTTTCTCTGCCTGCTGATTCCGGTTCAGATGGCTAGTCAGACGTGGGATGATCATGACCGGAGCAATCGTTTCACCTGCCGTGATTTTGGAGCCAATTATCTGATGACACTCCCCGACAAAGGAAATCCTATCATTTTCAGTAACGGAGATAATGATACTTTTCCCTTGTGGTATAATCAGGACACGGAAGGAGTACGCAGAGATGCCCGCATCTGCAATTTGAGTTATGCGCAAACAGATTGGTATATTTATCAGCAGCAATGCCCGTTGTATGATGCACCCGGATTACCCATTACCTGGAGTAAAGATCAATATCAGGAAGGAAAAAACGAATACGTAGCCATCCGACCGGAACTGAAAAAACAGATAGAAGAGCTTTATCAGAAACATCCGGAAGAAGCCCGTGATAGTTTCGGCAATGATCCGTTTGAGGTAAAAAACATCTTGAAGTACTGGGCATTATCGGAGAAACAGGACTTCCACGTAATCCCTACCGATACGATCAGTATCAGCATTGATAAAGATGCAGTGCTTCGATCAGGCATAATGCTTCCCGACTCCATCCGTCATCTGAAAGGTAAAGAACTAAAAAATGCGATACCGGATAAGATCTATATTTCTCTGAAAGATATGCGTATTCTAACCAAGGTAGATATGCTGATGCTGGAAATGCTTGCCAACTGCAATTGGGAACGCCCATTGTACATGGCAATATCCGTCGGTGAGGTCAGCAAGCTGAAGTTTGATCATTATTTCGTTCAGGAAGGATTAGCTTTCCGTTTCACGCCTTTTGATTATAAAAAATGGGGAAATGTCAAAGGAGATAATAACTATGCGATAGATGTAGAGAGATTGTATGAAAATGTAATGAACAGATATAAGTATGGCGGACTGGACACTCCCGGACTCTATCTGGATGAAACCACCCTGCGAACCTGCTATTATCATCGAAGGCTTTTCGCCCAACTGGCAAAGGAACTGATCAGGCAGGGCGACAATACCCGAGCAAGGAAAGTACTTGCCTATGCAGAACAAGCTGTTCCGGCGTACAATGTCCCCGAGATCTATGAAAGCGGGTCATTCGACATAGCCAAAGCCTATGCTGCCCTAGGAGAAAAGACGAAAGCAATGCCTCTGTTAAAGAACCTGACAGCCGAATCGGAAGATTACATCAACTGGGCATTCTCATTAGGAGACAACAGGATCAATATGGTTCAGAGAGATTGCCTGTATAAGTTCTGGCAATGGAATCAGTATAATGAACTTGTAAAAGAGATTGATGAAGAGGAATACAGGCTAAGTAATCAGCGCTTTGAGGAGAAATATGCTTTATTCTCTCAAATCGTGGGACTTAGAAACTAA
- a CDS encoding HAD family hydrolase yields the protein MIKNIVFDFGGVIVDIDRDKAVQAFIKLGLADADTRLDKYHQTGIFQELEEGKLSADEFRKQLGDLCGRELTMEETKQAWLGFFNEVDLRKLDYILGLRKSYHVYLLSNTNPFVMSWACSPEFSSEGKPLNDYCDKLYLSYQLGHTKPAPEIFDFMIKDSHVIPSETLFVDDGSSNIHIGKELGFETFQPENGADWRQELTVILNS from the coding sequence ATGATTAAAAACATTGTATTTGATTTTGGCGGAGTGATTGTAGACATTGATCGCGATAAAGCTGTTCAGGCGTTTATCAAACTGGGATTGGCGGATGCCGATACTCGTTTGGACAAATACCATCAGACCGGAATCTTCCAAGAACTGGAAGAAGGAAAGTTGAGTGCCGATGAATTTCGGAAGCAATTGGGAGATCTGTGCGGTCGCGAACTGACGATGGAAGAAACCAAACAGGCGTGGTTAGGCTTTTTCAATGAAGTGGACTTGCGAAAGCTCGATTATATATTGGGACTTCGTAAATCATATCATGTGTATCTCTTGAGTAATACCAATCCTTTTGTTATGTCATGGGCATGCAGTCCGGAGTTTTCATCCGAAGGGAAACCGCTGAACGATTATTGCGACAAACTATATTTATCTTACCAGTTGGGACATACCAAACCGGCTCCCGAAATATTCGACTTTATGATAAAAGACAGTCATGTCATACCTTCCGAAACGCTCTTCGTTGACGATGGAAGTTCGAATATCCACATAGGCAAAGAACTTGGCTTCGAAACCTTCCAACCAGAAAACGGTGCTGATTGGCGGCAAGAGTTGACCGTTATACTAAATAGTTGA
- a CDS encoding DUF4846 domain-containing protein, which yields MKRILIFSIVCLTSIIVSLGQSVESTILPPTGYTREVCDEHSFAAYLRQLPLLPKGSKVLLYNGQEKRNQAAAFAVVDMEIGNRDLQQCADAVMRLRAEYLWAQKRYGEIKFNFTNGFPAEYKKWAEGNRIKVTGNKVEWYAAGGKDYSYKTFRKYLNMVFMYAGTASLSKELRTVPYTSLQAGDVFIKGGSPGHVVIVVDVAIHPKTKKKVFLLAQSYMPAQQIHILVNPANRNLSPWYELTDTDSGRLYTPEWTFEKKELKRF from the coding sequence ATGAAAAGAATACTTATATTCAGCATAGTATGTCTGACTTCAATTATAGTGTCGCTGGGACAGTCAGTGGAAAGCACCATTCTTCCTCCTACGGGCTACACTCGTGAAGTATGCGATGAACATTCATTTGCCGCCTATCTGCGTCAACTCCCATTATTGCCCAAAGGGAGTAAGGTTTTACTTTACAACGGACAGGAGAAAAGGAATCAGGCAGCCGCATTCGCCGTAGTAGATATGGAAATAGGCAATCGCGATTTACAGCAATGTGCGGATGCAGTCATGCGCTTGCGGGCAGAATACCTATGGGCACAGAAAAGATACGGAGAAATCAAATTTAACTTTACCAATGGCTTTCCGGCAGAATATAAAAAATGGGCGGAAGGAAACCGTATCAAAGTAACTGGAAATAAGGTAGAATGGTATGCTGCAGGAGGCAAAGACTATTCATATAAGACTTTTCGTAAATACTTGAATATGGTATTTATGTATGCCGGCACTGCTTCTCTTTCAAAAGAGCTTCGTACGGTTCCTTATACTTCACTGCAAGCAGGAGATGTGTTTATCAAAGGAGGTTCACCGGGCCATGTCGTGATAGTAGTAGATGTGGCAATTCACCCGAAAACAAAAAAGAAAGTTTTTTTATTGGCGCAAAGTTATATGCCCGCCCAGCAAATACATATCCTCGTCAATCCTGCCAACCGAAATCTGTCACCTTGGTATGAACTGACAGATACAGACAGTGGCAGATTGTATACACCGGAGTGGACATTTGAAAAGAAAGAGCTGAAAAGGTTTTAG
- a CDS encoding 3-ketodihydrosphingosine reductase has protein sequence MQPQIILITGASSGFGKITAQMLSEQGHIVYGTSRKPSENIGKVRMLVVDVTNSISVRQAVEQIISEQGRMDVLINNAGMGIGGALELATEEEVSMQMNTNFFGVVNMCKAVLPYMRKARRGKIINISSIGGVMGIPYQGFYSASKFAVEGYSEALALEVHPFHIKVCLVQPGDFNTGFTDNRNISELTGQNEDYADSFLRSLKIIEKEERNGCHPRKLGAAICKIVARKNPPFRTKVGPLVQVLFAKSKSWLPDNMMQYALRIFYAIR, from the coding sequence ATGCAACCACAAATCATACTCATTACCGGAGCTTCTTCCGGATTTGGAAAGATCACTGCGCAAATGTTATCAGAACAAGGTCATATCGTTTACGGTACGAGCCGGAAACCTTCAGAGAATATAGGTAAGGTCCGAATGCTTGTCGTTGATGTAACGAATAGTATTTCTGTTCGTCAGGCTGTAGAACAAATAATATCCGAGCAGGGACGGATGGATGTACTGATTAATAATGCCGGTATGGGAATTGGCGGAGCATTGGAGTTGGCTACCGAAGAAGAAGTGAGCATGCAGATGAATACAAATTTCTTTGGCGTGGTCAATATGTGCAAAGCGGTGCTCCCTTATATGCGCAAGGCACGTCGGGGAAAGATTATCAATATCAGCTCTATTGGTGGAGTGATGGGCATCCCCTATCAGGGATTTTATTCAGCATCCAAGTTTGCAGTAGAAGGATACAGCGAGGCCTTGGCGCTGGAAGTTCATCCGTTTCATATTAAAGTCTGCCTGGTGCAGCCGGGAGATTTTAATACCGGGTTTACCGACAACCGGAATATCTCTGAACTGACCGGACAAAATGAAGATTATGCTGACAGTTTTCTGAGATCATTAAAGATTATTGAAAAAGAAGAGCGTAACGGATGCCATCCCCGCAAGCTGGGTGCTGCAATCTGTAAAATAGTAGCGCGTAAAAATCCTCCTTTCCGGACTAAAGTAGGTCCGTTGGTGCAAGTTCTGTTTGCTAAAAGCAAGAGCTGGCTGCCGGATAATATGATGCAATATGCTCTCCGAATATTTTATGCTATCAGATAA
- a CDS encoding DUF6064 family protein → MEIFWRTIAYYNSATWLLQIIVILIGIVLTALLISKPRPWVKMGMKIYMIGLYSWISIVYYFIYCEERSYNGVMAMFWGVMAIIWIWDTITGYTTFERTHKYDLLSYVLLAMPFIYPMVSLARGLSFPEMTSPVMPCSVVVFTIGLLLLFAHKVNMFLVLFLCHWSLIGLSKTYFFQIPEDFLLASATIPGLYLFFREYFLNNLHADTKPKAKYINWLLITVCIGLAILLTTTMFLELVPKN, encoded by the coding sequence ATGGAGATTTTTTGGAGAACAATTGCGTATTATAATTCAGCCACTTGGCTTTTGCAGATTATTGTCATTCTGATCGGCATTGTGCTGACCGCATTGCTGATCAGCAAACCACGTCCGTGGGTGAAGATGGGAATGAAGATTTATATGATAGGTCTTTATTCGTGGATTTCCATTGTCTATTACTTTATCTACTGCGAAGAACGCAGCTATAACGGAGTAATGGCGATGTTCTGGGGAGTGATGGCTATTATCTGGATATGGGATACAATCACCGGATATACGACTTTCGAACGTACACACAAATATGATCTGCTATCTTATGTATTGCTGGCCATGCCTTTCATATATCCTATGGTATCGTTGGCACGCGGGCTATCTTTCCCGGAAATGACTTCTCCGGTGATGCCTTGCTCTGTAGTGGTATTTACCATCGGACTGCTGTTGCTGTTTGCACACAAGGTAAATATGTTTTTGGTATTGTTCCTTTGCCACTGGTCATTGATCGGATTATCCAAGACTTACTTCTTCCAGATACCGGAAGACTTCCTTTTGGCAAGTGCGACTATTCCGGGACTCTATCTCTTCTTCAGAGAATACTTCCTGAATAATCTGCACGCAGATACCAAGCCCAAAGCTAAATATATCAACTGGTTATTAATAACAGTCTGCATCGGGCTGGCTATATTATTGACGACTACTATGTTTTTGGAATTAGTTCCGAAGAACTGA
- a CDS encoding threonine/serine exporter family protein, translated as MVALDILSDGFFAAIAGIGFGAISDPPLRAFKMIAILAALGHACRFCLMTYLGVDIATASLFGGLVIGFGSLWLGKRVYCPMTVLYIPALLPMIPGKFAYNMVFSLIMCLQTANKPELHDKYIKMQEMFFSNTLVASTVIFMLAVGATFPMFLFPHRAFSLTRH; from the coding sequence ATGGTAGCACTTGATATTCTTTCTGATGGTTTCTTTGCAGCGATAGCAGGTATCGGATTTGGCGCAATTTCCGATCCTCCGTTGCGTGCGTTTAAAATGATTGCAATATTGGCGGCATTGGGACATGCGTGCCGTTTCTGTCTGATGACTTACTTGGGTGTAGATATTGCTACGGCTTCTTTATTCGGTGGATTAGTAATCGGGTTCGGCAGCTTATGGCTTGGAAAGCGGGTATATTGCCCGATGACGGTGCTGTATATTCCCGCATTGCTCCCGATGATTCCGGGAAAATTTGCGTACAACATGGTATTCTCTCTTATTATGTGCTTGCAGACAGCGAATAAACCGGAACTGCATGATAAGTATATAAAGATGCAGGAGATGTTCTTCTCCAACACTTTGGTGGCAAGTACAGTAATTTTCATGCTTGCGGTCGGAGCTACATTCCCGATGTTCCTGTTCCCGCACAGAGCCTTTTCTTTAACAAGACATTAA
- a CDS encoding threonine/serine ThrE exporter family protein gives MKTSESLLSIGKFIAEYSAHLMGAGVHTSRVVRNSKRIGEAFGLDVKLGVFHKNIILTIIDKETSEACNEVIDIPAHPISFEHNSELSALSWEAVDKQLSLEELKEKYKKIVSAPMIHPLFVLILVGFANASFCKLFGGDLISMGIVFSATITGLYLKQQMQKKKMNHYIIFIVSAFVASLCASTALIFDTTSEIALATSVLYLVPGVPLINGVIDVVEGYVLTGFARLTEASLLIVSIAIGLSFTLLMVKNSLI, from the coding sequence ATGAAGACAAGCGAATCTTTATTATCTATAGGTAAATTCATAGCCGAATATTCAGCCCATCTAATGGGAGCGGGGGTACATACCTCCCGTGTTGTACGCAATTCCAAACGTATCGGAGAAGCTTTTGGCTTAGATGTCAAACTGGGCGTATTTCATAAAAATATCATTCTTACTATCATCGATAAGGAGACAAGCGAAGCCTGCAACGAGGTTATAGATATTCCTGCACATCCCATCAGCTTTGAGCATAACTCCGAACTAAGCGCTTTGAGTTGGGAAGCAGTAGACAAACAGTTATCGTTGGAAGAACTGAAAGAGAAATACAAAAAGATAGTCTCTGCTCCGATGATACATCCTCTGTTCGTTTTGATATTGGTAGGCTTTGCCAATGCGTCATTCTGCAAACTGTTTGGCGGCGACTTAATCTCAATGGGAATCGTTTTCTCCGCCACTATTACAGGATTATACCTGAAACAGCAGATGCAAAAGAAGAAAATGAATCATTATATTATATTCATTGTTTCGGCCTTCGTCGCGTCCCTCTGTGCTTCTACCGCCTTGATTTTCGACACAACTTCCGAGATCGCACTGGCAACCAGCGTCCTATATCTTGTACCCGGTGTTCCTTTGATTAATGGAGTGATTGATGTTGTCGAAGGATACGTTTTGACAGGATTTGCCCGTTTGACGGAAGCCTCTTTGTTGATTGTCAGCATTGCCATCGGCCTTTCCTTTACATTATTAATGGTAAAAAACAGTTTAATTTGA